From a region of the Synechococcus sp. PCC 7502 genome:
- a CDS encoding EamA family transporter: MINFIILAMVVIPQVAGNLCLGKGIKELGEINTINPLVLLQFGWQIIHSPWIWLALLLLLSSLTFYLVALSRLELSYVLPLIASNYVLTTFAAWLVLGDRVSVTRWIGTILITCGVMLVGFMDHRANTKPSSKAQSLKS, from the coding sequence TTGATCAACTTTATCATTTTAGCAATGGTAGTTATCCCTCAAGTCGCAGGTAATCTCTGTCTGGGTAAAGGGATTAAGGAGCTAGGGGAAATTAACACTATAAATCCGCTAGTGTTATTACAGTTTGGGTGGCAGATTATTCATAGCCCTTGGATTTGGCTGGCACTACTTTTGTTACTTTCTTCTTTAACTTTTTATCTAGTGGCTTTGTCACGGCTGGAATTAAGTTATGTACTGCCACTAATTGCCTCAAATTATGTATTAACTACTTTTGCAGCTTGGTTGGTTTTAGGCGATCGGGTGTCTGTGACTAGATGGATCGGGACAATTTTAATTACCTGTGGGGTAATGCTGGTGGGATTTATGGATCATAGAGCTAATACTAAGCCGAGTTCAAAAGCTCAAAGCCTTAAAAGTTAA
- the mnmA gene encoding tRNA 2-thiouridine(34) synthase MnmA: MFLVFDLIDCSKKVVLNEVMAEKIVVGLSGGVDSSVAAALLHSQGYDVTGLTLWLMKGKGQCCSEGMVDAARICEQLGIHHEIVDSRDRFTESVINYLVAGYADGYTPLPCSRCNKAVKFMPMLDYAQELFGIDRIATGHYARVNFDPTTGRYQLHRAVDRTKDQSYFLYEVGQVEFSRCVFPLGDRTKTETRQIAQELGLVTAEKPESQDLCLIEAHGSMQGFLDQYIHARTGNIIDRQGNILGTHEGSHHYTIGQRKGLGIAAANPLYVLAINAGKNEVVVGDRSEAQDQECLIDQINWVSLAPTTTPFKCEVQIRYRSPAALATIVPLEGNRARIIFDEPQFSITPGQAAVWYDGDLVLGGGLITEVVRY; encoded by the coding sequence ATGTTCTTAGTGTTTGATTTGATAGACTGTAGTAAGAAAGTAGTCTTAAATGAAGTCATGGCGGAAAAAATCGTAGTAGGTCTATCAGGTGGTGTAGATAGCTCTGTGGCAGCAGCATTGTTGCATAGTCAGGGCTACGATGTGACAGGACTAACCCTATGGCTGATGAAAGGTAAAGGACAGTGCTGTTCAGAAGGAATGGTGGATGCTGCTCGGATTTGTGAACAATTGGGAATTCACCATGAAATTGTTGATAGTCGCGATCGCTTTACCGAAAGTGTAATTAACTATTTGGTGGCTGGCTACGCCGATGGTTATACTCCTCTACCCTGCTCTCGCTGTAACAAGGCGGTGAAGTTTATGCCGATGCTTGATTATGCTCAAGAGCTTTTTGGCATTGATCGCATTGCCACTGGACATTATGCAAGGGTAAATTTTGATCCAACCACAGGCAGGTATCAGTTACACCGCGCCGTTGATCGCACTAAAGATCAATCCTATTTTTTGTATGAAGTCGGGCAGGTAGAATTTAGTAGATGTGTATTTCCCTTGGGCGATCGCACTAAAACTGAAACCCGTCAAATTGCCCAAGAGTTGGGATTAGTTACGGCAGAAAAGCCTGAAAGTCAAGACCTATGCTTAATTGAAGCACATGGCTCCATGCAGGGATTTTTAGATCAGTATATCCATGCTCGTACAGGTAATATTATTGATCGCCAAGGTAACATCTTGGGAACCCATGAAGGTAGTCACCATTACACCATTGGTCAACGCAAAGGATTAGGTATAGCGGCTGCAAACCCCCTGTATGTTTTGGCAATTAATGCGGGTAAAAATGAAGTGGTGGTAGGCGATCGATCCGAGGCTCAAGATCAAGAATGTTTAATTGATCAAATTAATTGGGTATCTTTAGCTCCAACTACTACTCCCTTTAAGTGTGAAGTCCAAATTCGCTATCGTTCACCTGCGGCATTAGCCACAATTGTGCCGCTAGAGGGCAATCGGGCAAGGATTATTTTTGATGAACCCCAGTTTAGTATTACCCCCGGACAGGCAGCGGTATGGTATGACGGTGATTTGGTATTAGGTGGTGGATTAATTACCGAAGTTGTGAGGTACTGA
- a CDS encoding alr0857 family protein — translation MLKLTYLESSLHMEWLPISVAEFIAERKIFATRIAQSIHIELGYASILLAVDPVQLASLQLAIAYFNSPNVSLGNADCDYLEVSFCGTWISSNPNSEVVSGIFATNLGDRLEQSLYNLWLQSQNQLIFS, via the coding sequence ATGTTAAAACTTACTTATCTTGAATCTAGTCTGCATATGGAGTGGCTACCTATTTCCGTGGCTGAGTTTATAGCTGAGCGCAAGATTTTTGCTACGAGAATTGCCCAAAGTATTCATATTGAGCTGGGGTATGCTTCAATATTGCTTGCGGTCGATCCTGTGCAGTTGGCATCTTTACAATTAGCGATCGCCTACTTCAATTCTCCAAATGTATCTCTGGGCAATGCTGACTGCGACTATTTAGAAGTTAGCTTTTGCGGTACATGGATTAGCAGTAATCCCAATAGTGAAGTGGTATCAGGGATTTTCGCAACTAATCTAGGCGATCGCCTTGAGCAAAGTCTTTATAACCTATGGCTACAAAGTCAGAATCAGTTAATATTTAGCTAA
- a CDS encoding Uma2 family endonuclease yields the protein MVAAYENPPQKFTPEEYLVWEETQPIKHEYLNGQVFAMTGGSVNHGQIAANFITLLGNHLRGKSCRVLTSDVKVEIHKSREFVYPDVSVTCDDRDKTATKFITYPSLIVEVLSPSTEGYDRGGKFNLYRRSDSLQDYVLVSSDKMEIDLYRKNHQGRWEIINYVAGSETTNLVELQSINLTFPIEQLFDGIVFEA from the coding sequence ATGGTTGCTGCCTACGAAAATCCACCGCAGAAATTCACTCCCGAAGAATATTTAGTGTGGGAAGAAACCCAACCAATTAAGCATGAGTACCTTAATGGTCAAGTTTTTGCCATGACTGGGGGCTCAGTGAATCATGGACAGATTGCTGCAAATTTTATTACCCTTCTTGGTAATCACTTGAGAGGTAAAAGTTGCAGAGTGCTTACTTCTGATGTCAAAGTAGAAATTCATAAATCTCGAGAATTTGTATATCCAGACGTTAGTGTTACCTGTGATGATCGAGACAAGACTGCCACAAAATTCATTACTTATCCATCCTTAATCGTGGAGGTCTTATCCCCAAGCACCGAAGGTTATGATCGTGGTGGAAAATTTAATCTATATCGGCGGTCTGATAGTTTGCAGGATTATGTTTTGGTAAGCTCAGACAAAATGGAAATCGATCTGTATCGCAAAAATCATCAGGGTAGATGGGAAATTATTAACTATGTGGCTGGGAGTGAGACTACAAATTTAGTGGAACTTCAAAGTATTAATTTAACTTTTCCCATTGAGCAACTCTTTGACGGTATTGTTTTTGAGGCTTAG
- the cobT gene encoding nicotinate mononucleotide-dependent phosphoribosyltransferase CobT, whose protein sequence is MEYGLIKCYTNSQMGDRWLQKYKGLRPSIACVLGFTATGLIPNISAAGATPSDRQYTALADAEFLWHGGEYICSYPLPPLTAGVSPVVIGRAVIENLQLPLQIFNAGLPKAPNVPCIDLGGIPANSIETGKALPIQVVRYLFNQGLTWGQKFAEEENSYIVIGECVVGGTTTALGIFTGLGINATGKINSSHAQCNHAQKAELVKLGLAKFDDLNLINLGNQNPLDLIAAVGDPMQPVVAGMAITASHKIGVLLAGGTQMLAVYALIKAIAEFEHLTWQPENIAVGTTKWVAEDLTGDTVGLAQAISPEPILLATKLSFTQSKYSQLRRYEEGFVKEGVGAGGCAIAASLYRNWDQNQLLSTIEEILKQMGLQP, encoded by the coding sequence ATGGAGTATGGATTAATTAAATGCTATACAAATTCTCAAATGGGCGATCGCTGGCTCCAAAAATATAAAGGATTACGTCCCAGTATTGCTTGTGTGCTGGGCTTTACAGCTACAGGTTTAATTCCGAATATTTCGGCAGCGGGGGCAACTCCTAGCGATCGGCAATATACAGCTTTGGCTGATGCAGAGTTCCTATGGCATGGAGGGGAATATATTTGTTCCTATCCGTTACCACCTTTAACGGCGGGAGTGTCACCCGTAGTCATTGGGCGGGCAGTGATTGAAAATCTGCAATTGCCTTTACAAATATTTAATGCGGGTTTACCTAAAGCTCCAAATGTTCCCTGTATAGACTTAGGGGGAATACCTGCCAACTCAATTGAAACTGGTAAAGCTTTACCCATTCAGGTGGTTAGATATTTATTTAATCAAGGTTTGACTTGGGGACAAAAATTTGCTGAAGAGGAAAATAGCTATATCGTGATTGGGGAATGTGTGGTCGGCGGCACAACTACAGCCCTAGGCATATTTACAGGTTTAGGAATTAATGCCACAGGTAAAATTAATAGCAGTCACGCTCAGTGCAATCATGCCCAAAAAGCGGAATTGGTGAAATTAGGATTAGCAAAATTTGATGATTTAAATTTAATAAATTTAGGTAATCAGAATCCCTTAGATTTAATTGCTGCCGTAGGTGATCCCATGCAACCTGTAGTGGCAGGAATGGCGATCACTGCTAGCCACAAGATTGGAGTTTTATTAGCAGGAGGAACGCAAATGTTAGCGGTTTATGCCCTGATTAAGGCGATCGCTGAGTTTGAACATCTAACTTGGCAACCAGAGAATATTGCAGTGGGAACAACTAAATGGGTAGCTGAAGACCTCACAGGTGACACCGTTGGACTAGCACAGGCAATTAGCCCAGAACCAATTTTATTAGCCACAAAGTTAAGTTTTACCCAATCTAAATATTCACAACTTCGTCGATATGAGGAGGGATTTGTCAAAGAAGGAGTGGGGGCTGGGGGCTGTGCGATCGCTGCCAGTCTTTATCGCAACTGGGATCAAAATCAACTTTTAAGTACTATTGAGGAAATTCTTAAGCAAATGGGATTACAGCCATGA
- a CDS encoding DUF5777 family beta-barrel protein encodes MKSAIAAIGSLGIVLLSSQAAIAQPIRSVIEIPKSNFFPNSTPSRSSAPSAPASNSASDLQKTPDTKLPEPVANKPKETKLSPLQRPLFRLFGFETAYTLKQQELVFYIAGISFNNPKDFRGDSNRSNDTNIGLAYGISDNLQVSIGAAGKNDTIFRNLVRPSSDIQLLYSNFPLNVKWQYLDQDRLAAAVVLGVEFSSPVPIIQQPGRSVFFSILNNNGTRTNQFEAKDNTPYLSLAFPLAYKVTDQLSLHLNPQVSFFPSSIPATTTIGSTGALIDQNVGFNGDRLDYYGTVAGIGIGVNYTVTPKLQIAADITPVFSGRNSVGVSDDSLFVRRAVWNIGLQFAPNSRTAASIYATNRFGPSSSAASNLLVQPNGEYAIGAQFTFLPDITGNYQIENRESYPKAAAFFTNLNGLPSAVLPNNSILYQLSFGTNGRVNPTVRLGILDDLELAINYSNNNVEVLPTENSITARYALVQDEGKNYSYSSALGIGLILNVVSKERDQGNNLALYADLPTSYRVDDWGIDFKVTPKLIIPAQFQGVQNILAVTVGANVKLAENTQIIGEYTPIISGNNQLQTSFTSSGFQTIPLSGKTGIYNIGLRQLFPNGNSVYALDLYFTNSSGDYGLQGVSALSNGGSQVGLRFNILNGVPESRKPD; translated from the coding sequence ATGAAAAGTGCTATAGCAGCCATAGGGAGTTTAGGTATCGTTTTGCTATCAAGTCAGGCAGCGATCGCTCAACCAATCAGGTCAGTCATCGAAATCCCCAAATCTAATTTCTTTCCTAACTCCACGCCCAGTCGTTCATCAGCCCCATCGGCACCCGCTTCTAATTCTGCCTCCGATCTACAAAAAACTCCAGACACTAAGCTGCCCGAACCAGTAGCCAATAAACCCAAAGAAACGAAACTTTCACCTCTCCAACGCCCCCTATTCAGATTATTTGGATTTGAAACTGCCTATACTCTCAAGCAGCAGGAACTAGTCTTTTATATAGCAGGCATATCTTTTAACAACCCTAAAGACTTTCGAGGAGATTCTAACCGTAGTAATGACACTAATATTGGACTTGCCTACGGCATTTCGGACAACTTACAGGTGAGTATAGGAGCGGCGGGTAAAAATGACACGATTTTTAGGAACCTAGTTCGACCCTCCAGTGATATTCAGCTATTGTATTCAAATTTCCCACTTAACGTTAAGTGGCAATATCTTGATCAAGATCGACTAGCGGCAGCAGTAGTGTTGGGGGTAGAGTTTTCTTCCCCTGTTCCAATCATACAACAGCCTGGGCGCAGTGTTTTCTTTAGTATTCTTAATAATAATGGTACTAGAACTAATCAATTTGAGGCTAAGGATAATACCCCATACTTGAGCTTAGCTTTTCCCCTTGCCTATAAAGTAACAGATCAGTTAAGCCTCCACCTTAATCCCCAAGTTAGCTTTTTCCCAAGCAGTATTCCCGCTACAACCACCATTGGCAGTACTGGGGCATTAATTGATCAAAATGTTGGCTTTAATGGCGATCGCCTTGATTATTATGGCACCGTTGCCGGGATTGGCATTGGGGTTAATTACACGGTTACGCCCAAATTACAGATTGCAGCGGATATTACCCCAGTATTTTCAGGTAGGAACTCAGTTGGTGTCAGTGATGATTCTTTATTTGTGAGAAGAGCCGTCTGGAATATCGGCTTACAATTTGCCCCTAATAGTCGAACAGCTGCCAGTATCTATGCTACAAACCGCTTTGGTCCCAGTTCTTCCGCTGCATCTAACCTATTAGTGCAGCCCAATGGCGAGTATGCGATCGGCGCCCAGTTCACATTCTTACCCGATATTACTGGTAACTACCAAATTGAAAATAGGGAATCCTATCCCAAGGCTGCTGCCTTTTTTACTAATTTGAATGGCTTACCCAGTGCTGTGCTACCCAACAATAGTATTTTGTATCAACTATCCTTTGGTACCAATGGCAGAGTTAACCCCACAGTCAGACTAGGTATTCTGGATGACTTAGAACTGGCTATTAATTACAGCAATAATAATGTGGAAGTTCTTCCTACTGAAAATTCGATTACCGCACGATATGCCCTAGTTCAAGATGAAGGTAAAAATTACTCCTATTCCTCAGCTTTAGGTATTGGCTTAATCTTAAATGTAGTCTCTAAAGAAAGAGACCAAGGGAATAATCTAGCCCTTTACGCCGATCTTCCCACAAGTTATCGTGTTGATGATTGGGGCATTGACTTCAAGGTAACCCCGAAACTAATTATTCCCGCCCAGTTTCAAGGTGTTCAAAATATATTAGCTGTGACTGTGGGGGCAAATGTCAAACTTGCGGAAAATACCCAGATTATTGGCGAATACACGCCGATTATTTCTGGAAATAACCAACTCCAAACTTCATTCACTAGTAGCGGCTTTCAGACGATTCCGCTTTCAGGTAAAACAGGAATTTATAATATCGGCTTACGGCAGTTATTTCCCAATGGTAATTCTGTATATGCTCTTGATCTATATTTCACAAATTCCAGTGGTGACTATGGATTACAGGGGGTTTCGGCTCTATCCAATGGTGGTAGTCAAGTGGGACTACGGTTCAACATCTTGAATGGGGTACCAGAATCTCGTAAACCTGATTAA
- the cobU gene encoding bifunctional adenosylcobinamide kinase/adenosylcobinamide-phosphate guanylyltransferase → MITLITGASRSGKSEWAETLASQSGQPVIYIATARIDPSDTEWLQRIKQHSDRRPETWQTLEVERELAQTLESSHAHTCLLVDSLGTWVANLLDVEDSVWEKILSGFLTSLQITKSSVILVAEEVGWGVVPAYPMGRLFRDRLGLLVRKVGSFANPVYLVTGGHILNLSILGTRLPLESVN, encoded by the coding sequence ATGATTACTTTGATAACGGGAGCTTCACGATCTGGTAAAAGTGAATGGGCAGAGACTTTAGCATCTCAGTCAGGGCAACCTGTAATTTATATCGCTACTGCTCGTATTGATCCAAGTGATACGGAATGGCTGCAAAGGATAAAACAACATAGCGATCGCCGTCCTGAAACTTGGCAAACTTTAGAGGTGGAAAGAGAGTTAGCCCAAACTTTAGAATCAAGTCATGCTCATACTTGCCTATTGGTGGATTCCCTTGGCACATGGGTTGCAAATCTTTTAGATGTGGAAGATTCTGTGTGGGAGAAAATTTTATCTGGGTTTTTAACTAGTCTCCAGATCACCAAGTCTAGTGTAATTCTTGTTGCCGAAGAAGTCGGATGGGGTGTAGTTCCTGCCTATCCCATGGGAAGGTTATTTCGCGATCGCTTGGGTTTATTGGTTAGAAAAGTTGGCAGCTTTGCTAATCCCGTATATCTGGTTACCGGTGGACATATCTTAAATTTGAGTATTTTAGGAACACGATTACCTTTAGAGAGTGTAAACTAG
- a CDS encoding class I SAM-dependent methyltransferase, with amino-acid sequence MLKKIIFSLVIALSLISPAYADSYQFRANHNPDGIGKFYMGREIAQVMGHQGASWLERSPREKEEQPQKVIDSLKLKSSDAVADIGAGTGYFSFRIAPSVNKVYAVDIQPEMIEILTLLKAEKNNLNVEPILSTNTSPNLPTVGIDLALMVDAYHEFDYPQEMMKGIVKALKPNGRVALVEYKAENPFIAIKPLHKMTTRQVIREMQAVGLDLQETRGDISQQHLLIFTKSPNLKS; translated from the coding sequence ATGCTCAAAAAAATAATTTTTAGTTTAGTAATTGCTCTTAGCCTGATTTCTCCAGCCTATGCCGATTCCTATCAATTCAGAGCTAACCACAATCCAGATGGCATTGGCAAGTTTTATATGGGTCGAGAAATTGCTCAAGTTATGGGACATCAAGGGGCAAGTTGGTTAGAGCGATCGCCAAGGGAAAAAGAAGAACAACCACAAAAGGTTATAGATAGCTTGAAACTTAAATCTTCAGATGCCGTAGCTGATATTGGCGCAGGAACAGGATATTTTAGTTTTCGCATTGCTCCATCGGTTAATAAAGTCTATGCCGTAGATATTCAGCCAGAAATGATTGAGATTTTGACTCTTCTCAAAGCTGAAAAAAATAATCTTAATGTGGAGCCGATCCTTAGCACCAACACCTCACCGAATTTACCAACCGTCGGTATAGACTTAGCTTTGATGGTGGATGCTTACCATGAATTTGATTATCCTCAAGAAATGATGAAGGGCATAGTCAAAGCCTTGAAGCCAAATGGTAGAGTTGCATTAGTAGAGTACAAAGCTGAGAATCCATTTATTGCCATTAAACCCCTGCATAAAATGACAACTCGACAGGTAATTAGAGAAATGCAGGCAGTTGGGCTAGATTTACAGGAAACCAGAGGAGATATTTCCCAACAACATTTGCTGATATTTACTAAATCTCCCAACCTGAAATCTTAA
- the sufR gene encoding iron-sulfur cluster biosynthesis transcriptional regulator SufR: MKTTEQNSTKEDILRYLLKQGQATAQELAECFTISPQAVRRHLKDLESENLIQHQVEPIIIGRPQHIYQLSIEGRKWLRHSYNEQSESHDKFAVTLLDNLIETLGVEQVTQVLHKQWQRKAVNLYENMGNGTLEERIANLAKIRRAEGYVAEWHKEGDGYIFTEYNCAISEVAESFPSVCSHELEMFGEALPDCDVVRTHWLADGQHRCGYLIKTKTGKKLATQNVK, encoded by the coding sequence ATGAAAACTACAGAGCAGAATTCAACCAAAGAAGATATCTTACGTTACCTACTTAAACAAGGACAAGCCACTGCTCAAGAATTAGCTGAATGTTTTACGATCAGCCCCCAAGCGGTGCGTCGCCACCTTAAGGACTTGGAGTCTGAGAACTTAATTCAGCACCAAGTAGAGCCGATCATTATAGGTCGTCCTCAGCATATTTATCAACTTAGTATAGAAGGCAGAAAGTGGCTAAGACATAGCTACAATGAGCAATCTGAGAGTCATGATAAGTTTGCCGTTACTCTACTAGATAATTTGATTGAAACCCTAGGCGTGGAGCAGGTAACTCAAGTTTTACACAAACAATGGCAGCGCAAAGCGGTTAACCTTTATGAAAATATGGGCAATGGTACTTTGGAAGAACGCATCGCTAATCTGGCAAAAATTCGACGAGCTGAGGGCTATGTTGCCGAGTGGCACAAAGAAGGTGATGGTTATATATTTACTGAATATAACTGTGCTATTTCCGAGGTAGCCGAATCTTTCCCTAGTGTCTGTAGCCATGAATTAGAGATGTTTGGTGAAGCTCTCCCCGATTGTGATGTGGTACGTACCCATTGGTTAGCAGATGGTCAACATCGTTGTGGCTATTTAATTAAAACTAAAACAGGGAAAAAACTCGCAACCCAAAATGTTAAATAG
- a CDS encoding Uma2 family endonuclease: MPILTHSQTETTQAEQRVVLQNISWSGYEQILQILGDHRSSRLIYDAGLLEITMPTEEHERSNELITRYIAIFALESGYNLKSMGSTTLNFPNLQKGAEPDKCHYIQNEPLVRGKTVDLNQDPQPDLVVEVDITHSDINKFNLYGSMGIPELWRYNGKFLGIYHLGETGYTEVESSSALPKFSKENLYQLLGDCKNLGESQALKNLQASIRSCH, translated from the coding sequence ATGCCTATACTCACTCACTCCCAAACAGAGACTACACAGGCAGAGCAAAGAGTAGTTTTACAGAATATTTCATGGTCTGGCTATGAGCAAATTTTGCAAATATTGGGAGATCATCGCTCCTCCCGCTTAATTTATGATGCAGGTTTACTAGAAATCACCATGCCCACTGAAGAACATGAGCGTAGTAATGAATTAATTACTAGATATATTGCTATTTTCGCCCTAGAGTCGGGATATAACCTTAAAAGTATGGGATCGACCACTCTTAACTTCCCCAATTTGCAAAAAGGTGCAGAACCTGATAAGTGCCATTACATTCAAAATGAGCCGTTGGTGAGGGGGAAAACCGTTGATTTAAATCAAGACCCGCAACCTGATTTAGTAGTGGAGGTAGATATTACCCACTCTGACATCAATAAATTTAATCTCTATGGCAGTATGGGCATCCCTGAACTATGGCGTTACAACGGCAAATTCCTAGGCATTTATCACTTGGGTGAAACTGGCTATACTGAGGTTGAATCCAGTTCAGCATTACCAAAATTCTCTAAGGAAAATTTATATCAACTTCTCGGCGATTGTAAAAATCTAGGTGAATCCCAAGCCCTAAAAAATTTACAAGCATCCATCAGATCATGCCATTAA
- a CDS encoding TRC40/GET3/ArsA family transport-energizing ATPase, which yields MRIILMTGKGGVGKTSVAAATGLRCAELGYKTLVLSTDPAHSLADSFDRPLGHEPELIRPNLYGAELDALRELEGNWGAVKRYISEVLQARGLEGVQAEELAILPGMDEIFGLVRVKRHYDAKDFDILIIDSAPTGTALRLLSLPEVAGWYMRKFYKPLQGMAQVLSPVFEPIFKRVTGFSLPNQDVMDAPYEFYEELEALEKVLTNNAITTVRLVTNPEKMVIKESLRAHSYLSLYNVATDLVIANRIIPDSVQDPFFQSWKKSQKQYREMIHNDFHPLPVKEIPLYSEEMCGLEALERLKDNLCGNEDPTQIYYKETTLRVVEENGLYRLDLYLPGVPKENVELTKTGDELNIRIGNHRRNLVLPQALSLLNPSGAKIEDDYLKIKFA from the coding sequence ATGCGAATTATTTTAATGACTGGGAAAGGTGGAGTTGGAAAAACATCTGTAGCTGCAGCTACTGGGTTACGCTGCGCTGAATTAGGCTATAAAACCCTAGTTTTAAGTACCGATCCTGCTCACTCCCTTGCCGATAGCTTCGATCGCCCCCTTGGACATGAACCAGAATTAATTCGTCCTAATCTTTACGGTGCTGAACTCGATGCTCTACGCGAACTTGAAGGTAACTGGGGTGCAGTCAAACGTTATATTAGTGAAGTATTACAGGCAAGAGGTTTAGAAGGTGTGCAAGCTGAAGAGCTGGCAATTCTTCCTGGGATGGATGAGATTTTTGGCTTAGTTAGAGTTAAGCGTCACTATGATGCCAAGGATTTTGATATTTTAATTATTGACTCTGCTCCCACCGGAACTGCCCTTAGACTACTCTCCTTACCCGAAGTGGCAGGTTGGTATATGCGCAAATTTTATAAGCCGTTACAGGGAATGGCACAGGTATTAAGTCCAGTATTTGAACCAATTTTTAAGCGAGTTACTGGGTTCTCACTACCAAATCAGGATGTCATGGATGCTCCCTACGAATTTTATGAAGAACTAGAGGCACTAGAAAAAGTTCTAACTAACAACGCCATCACAACAGTTCGGTTGGTGACAAATCCCGAAAAGATGGTAATTAAAGAATCCTTAAGAGCGCATTCCTATCTAAGTTTATACAATGTTGCTACAGATTTAGTCATCGCTAATCGGATTATTCCAGATTCTGTGCAAGACCCATTTTTTCAGTCGTGGAAAAAATCTCAAAAGCAATATCGTGAGATGATCCATAATGATTTTCATCCTTTACCAGTCAAAGAGATTCCTTTGTATTCTGAAGAGATGTGTGGCTTAGAAGCATTGGAACGCTTAAAAGATAATTTATGCGGGAATGAAGACCCAACCCAAATTTACTATAAGGAAACCACGCTCAGAGTAGTTGAAGAGAATGGATTATATCGACTAGATTTATATCTACCTGGAGTTCCCAAAGAGAATGTTGAACTTACTAAAACGGGAGATGAGTTAAATATTCGGATTGGCAACCATCGCCGTAATCTGGTTCTACCTCAGGCTTTATCCCTACTCAATCCCAGTGGGGCAAAAATAGAGGATGACTATCTTAAAATCAAGTTTGCCTAG